One part of the Lotus japonicus ecotype B-129 chromosome 2, LjGifu_v1.2 genome encodes these proteins:
- the LOC130741224 gene encoding uncharacterized protein LOC130741224 isoform X3: protein MSSPFIVGGQVLSHEGLSSSHIEQELTSNTEPLRKKSKRGFAVRRPNMQRSKKRLNMMVEWETSSEGSRSNTVHSNPDFCSGQELLPQQRNVSDCTNNFNTNFAFVEAESQMYFDLGEMNMACQYCGAILWYHERAQKAKNAISPDFSICCMKGKISLPYLQDAPTLLSNLLTNIDPRSGHFIDNIRSYNSMFAFTSIGGKVDGSVNNGQGPPQFVISGQNYHRIGSLLPAEGDNPKFAQLNIYDTRNEFENRLNHFSDSTGKCSLNSDLVVELMAMVDEFNVLAKSFRRVRDHVQEANSNQVALRLFRHRVNDPKTYNLPTVDEVAALIVEDFDTSDCGRDIILRTSSGNLQRIYDTHSSFLPLQYPLIFPYGEEGFSDEIGFDGINYDSSIYKRTTISLREWVAFRLQERQFECKRITLSRRLLQQLVVDCYSMIESQRLYYLRNNQETIRRDFLSGIEEAIHRGDTDPSMVGSRIVLPSSFTGGRRYMFNNCQDAMGICREYGYPDLFLTMTCNPKWPEIERHVSARCLSAYDRPDLACRVFRMKLDQLMKNLKKGKFFGQAISWMYTIEFQKRGLPHAHILLWLSTKDKLHSIELIDSVICAELPDPKVYPLLYQCVSNYMVHGPCGVNRTNSPCMKNGRCSKFFPKNFVEKTSFDSDGYPVYRRRNTGISTNRRGVDLDNGFVVPYNPKLLMKYQAHINIEYCNKSNCIKYLFKYINKGVDRVTMSMSVTQSSNEETTVVDEIKQYHDCRYLSPCEAVWRTFSFYIHDKWPPVLKQSYHLPKKQVILFNERAPIDDVLERNKVKKSMFLAWMEANCKYPLGRGLTYAEFPSSFVYDKKKKEWHPRKKGICIGRMNFVPPGSGELYYLRMLLNVQRGCTSFEDLRSVNNHVHDTFRQACLALSLLKDDREYIDGILDVATFASGSYIRELFVSFLLGNAMADPSHVWRETWSVLADGIVHALRRTHNNLEFDSVMQLSLKQHPWKIKVRVIAVWNVDHLDQAHGLRCMHMVLIDKEHVKIQASFHKYIPSKLNIIQGRVYVLSLFRVKRNMDSERVTNHGFKLLFNSRTRIVLDVDAFIPYYGWDFLDFGHVQSSWGNFNYLIDVAGLVKAASNVKLVVQNSGITKVMVVDLQDTRGTVRCILMGDIVDKFADYMASNWTVQPVMGLQFMAVYYVRGKVILQTLPHLTKMHIDPVFDNERGIGDRLLGIGNNQPIEYIGHRNCEHNILDDMLVVHPKKTIGQLLQTTESGIFVVHVGILAVIEEGGWWYPSCRCYTKLTVDNGVYHCGCCERTIGKMLPRFSIKLEVFDGFDSTVFLLQDSEAIQLMHSSCVEVVTSEGLPNAVKFPVHLKDMLVGKEILCKIRKSTGVTYKGVQIYEIIRISFDQYMLELFHADDVPKIPPPAGNMDGGSHHEDSSMIDVSQGNDIDEEESGESSSSVSHNSS from the exons ATGTCGTCTCCCTTTATAG TCGGTGGCCAAGTTTTATCTCATGAAGGACTAAGTTCAAGTCATATTGAGCAGGAGTTGACATCAAATACAG AACCACTAAGGAAGAAGTCTAAACGCGGTTTTGCTGTAAGGAGGCCTAATATGCAACGTTCAAAGAAAAGGCTCAACATGA TGGTTGAGTGGGAAACATCAAGTGAAGGCAGTCGATCTAATACGGTGCATAGTAATCCAGATTTTTGTTCAG gtCAAGAATTATTGCCGCAGCAAAGGAATGTCTCGGATTGTACTAATAATTTTAACACCAATTTTGCCTTTGTTGAAGCTGAGTCTCAAA TGTACTTTGACCTTGGAGAGATGAATATGGCGTGTCAGTATTGTGGAGCTATTTTGTGGTATCACGAAAGAGCTCAGAAGGCAAAAAATGCAATTTCTCCAGACTTCTCAATCTGTTGTATGAAAGGGAAAATATCTCTGCCTTATCTACAAGATGCGCCGACCCTCTTGTCCAATTTGCTTACAAATATAGATCCAAGGAGTGGCCATTTTATTGATAACATTAGATCTTATAATAGCATGTTTGCATTCACATCGATTGGTGGTAAAGTGGACGGTAGTGTGAACAACGGGCAGGGACCTCCTCAGTTTGTTATAAGTGGCCAAAATTACCATCGTATAGGTAGTTTGCTGCCAGCTGAAGGTGATAATCCCAAATTTGCTCAATTAAACATATATGACACGAGGAATGAATTTGAGAATAGACTAAACCATttcag TGATTCTACTGGAAAATGTAGCCTCAACTCTGATTTAGTTGTGGAGTTAATGGCAATGGTTGATGAGTTCAATGTTTTAGCAAAGTCATTTAGAAGGGTACGAGACCATGTTCAAGAGGCTAATTCGAATCAAGTTGCATTGAGATTGTTTAGACATCGTGTTAATGATCCTAAGACATACAATCTCCCAACTGTAGATGAGGTTGCTGCTTTGATTGTTGAAGACTTTGATACTTCTGATTGTGGTCGTGATATAATACTTCGTACAAGCAGTGGCAATTTGCAAAGGATTTATGATACTCATTCATCTTTCTTGCCATTACAATACCCATTGATATTTCCTTATGGGGAAGAAGGTTTCTCAGACGAGATCGGGTTTGATGGAATCAATTATGATAGTTCAATCTACAAGCGTACGACCATTTCATTACGTGAATGGGTTGCTTTCAGACTTCAAGAAAGGCAATTTGAGTGTAAGAGGATAACTCTATCTCGAAGGTTGTTGCAACAATTAGTCGTTGATTGTTATTCAATGATTGAATCACAGCGTTTGTATTATCTCAGAAACAATCAGGAAACCATTCGTAGAGATTTTTTATCAGGAATTGAGGAGGCAATTCATCGTGGTGATACCGATCCATCAATGGTTGGCTCTAGGATAGTTCTTCCATCGTCTTTTACTGGTGGTAGGCGCTATATGTTCAACAATTGCCAGGATGCTATGGGTATATGTAGGGAATATGGTTATCCTGATTTGTTCCTCACAATGACCTGCAATCCTAAATGGCCTGAAATTGAGCGTCATGTATCTGCCCGTTGTTTATCTGCTTATGATCGACCAGATCTTGCATGTCGAGTGTTTCGTATGAAATTAGATCAACTCATGAAAAATTTGAAGAAAGGAAAGTTCTTTGGGCAAGCAATTTCTT ggatgtACACGATTGAATTTCAGAAGAGAGGTTTACCACATGCACATATTTTATTGTGGCTTAGTACTAAGGATAAACTACATTCTATTGAGTTGATAGACTCAGTTATTTGCGCTGAGTTACCTGATCCTAAGGTTTACCCTCTATTATATCAATGTGTGTCAAATTATATGGTTCATGGTCCATGTGGAGTGAATAGAACAAACTCTCCTTGCATGAAGAATGGTAGGTGCTCCAAGTTTTTCCCAAAAAATTTTGTAGAAAAGACATCATTTGACTCTGATGGGTATCCAGTTTATCGAAGAAGGAATACTGGTATCTCTACCAATAGGAGGGGGGTTGATTTGGACAATGGTTTTGTTGTTCCATATAATCCTAAACTTTTGATGAAATATCAGGCTCATATCAACATTGAGTATTGCAACAAGTCTAATTGTATAAAATACCTCTTCAAATATATTAACAAAGGAGTTGATAGGGTAACAATGTCTATGTCTGttactcaaagcagtaacgagGAAACAACTGTTGTTGATGAAATAAAGCAGTATCATGATTGTCGATATCTTTCTCCATGTGAAGCTGTGTGGAGAACCTTCTCATTTTATATTCATGATAAATGGCCACCTGTTCTTAAGCAAAGCTACCATTTACCTAAGAAACAAGTTATTTTGTTCAATGAAAGAGCTCCAATTGATGATGTACTTGAAAGAAATAAAGTCAAGAAAAGCATGTTTTTGGCGTGGATGGAAGCAAATTGTAAATATCCATTGGGTAGAGGATTAACGTATGCTGaatttccatcatcatttgtttatgataagaaaaaaaaagagtggcATCCAAGGAAGAAAGGAATTTGTATTGGTCGCATGAACTTTGTCCCACCTGGATCAGGAGAGTTGTATTACTTGAGAATGCTATTGAATGTTCAAAGAGGATGTACTAGCTTTGAAGATTTGAGATCAGTTAACAATCATGTCCATGATACTTTTAGACAGGCATGTCTTGCATTGTCATTACTAAAAGATGATCGTGAATACATTGATGGTATACTTGATGTGGCCACGTTTGCTTCTGGTTCATACATTAGGGAATTGTTTGTTTCATTTCTCTTAGGGAATGCTATGGCTGACCCGTCGCATGTGTGGAGGGAGACATGGTCAGTTTTGGCTGATGGAATTGTGCATGCATTGCGAAGAACTCACAATAACTtag AATTTGACTCTGTTATGCAGCTTTCACTGAAGCAACATCCATGGAAAATCAAGGTTAGAGTCATTGCTGTGTGGAATGTAGATCATCTTGACCAAGCCCATGGTTTAAGATGCATGCACATGGTGCTAATAGACAAGGAG CATGTGAAAATACAAGCATCATTTCATAAGTACATTCCAAGCAAATTGAACATTATCCAAGGGCGTGTGTATGTACTATCTCTCTTTCGTGTGAAGAGGAACATGGATTCAGAACGTGTTACCAACCATGGTTTCAAGTTGCTTTTCAATTCACGTACCAGGATAGTTCTTGATGTTGATGCTTTCATTCCTTATTATGGCTGGGATTTTCTGGATTTTGGTCATGTGCAAAGTAGTTGGGGGAATTTCAACTATTTGATAG ATGTTGCTGGGCTGGTTAAGGCTGCATCCAACGTGAAACTCGTGGTGCAGAATAGTGGCATAACTAAAGTGATGGTTGTCGATCTCCAGGACACTAG GGGCACTGTTCGATGTATCTTGATGGGTGACATTGTTGACAAGTTTGCTGATTACATGGCTTCTAATTGGACTGTCCAGCCTGTAATGGGTTTGCAGTTTATGGCTGTATATTATGTCAGAG GAAAGGTTATTCTGCAGACCCTTCCCCATTTGACAAAGATGCACATTGATCCTGTTTTTGACAATGAGAGGGGTATAGGTGACAG GCTTCTTGGAATTGGAAACAACCAACCTATTGAGTATATTGGCCACCGCAATTGTGAACATAATATTCTTGATGATATGCTTGTTGTTCATCCCAAGAAAACAATAGGTCAGCTATTGCAGACAACAGAG AGTGGCATCTTCGTTGTGCATGTTGGAATTTTAGCTGTGATTGAAGAGGGTGGTTGGTGGTACCCATCTTGTCGGTGTTATACTAAATTAACTGTGGACAATGGTGTTTATCATTGTGGTTGCTGTGAGAGGACCATTGGAAAGATGCTTCCTAG GTTCAGTATTAAACTGGAGGTGTTTGACGGATTTGATAGTACCGTATTTTTGCTACAAGACAGTGAAGCTATTCAGCTAATGCATTCATCTTGTGTGGAAGTTGTAACATCTGAGGGG TTACCAAATGCTGTTAAGTTTCCTGTCCATCTTAAAGACATGCTTGTTGGGAAGGAAATTCTGTGCAAGATTAGGAAGAGCACAGGGGTCACATACAAAGGGGTGCAAATCTATGAGATCATCAGGATTTCTTTTGATCAGTATATGCTGGAACTTTTCCATGCAGATGATGTG CCAAAGATTCCTCCTCCAGCTGGTAATATGGATGGTGGATCACATCATGAGGATTCCTCCATGATAGATGTTTCTCAGGGTAATGatattgatgaagaagaaagtggtGAAAGCAGCAGTTCAGTTTCTCACAACTCTAGTTAA
- the LOC130741224 gene encoding uncharacterized protein LOC130741224 isoform X5, which yields MAMVDEFNVLAKSFRRVRDHVQEANSNQVALRLFRHRVNDPKTYNLPTVDEVAALIVEDFDTSDCGRDIILRTSSGNLQRIYDTHSSFLPLQYPLIFPYGEEGFSDEIGFDGINYDSSIYKRTTISLREWVAFRLQERQFECKRITLSRRLLQQLVVDCYSMIESQRLYYLRNNQETIRRDFLSGIEEAIHRGDTDPSMVGSRIVLPSSFTGGRRYMFNNCQDAMGICREYGYPDLFLTMTCNPKWPEIERHVSARCLSAYDRPDLACRVFRMKLDQLMKNLKKGKFFGQAISWMYTIEFQKRGLPHAHILLWLSTKDKLHSIELIDSVICAELPDPKVYPLLYQCVSNYMVHGPCGVNRTNSPCMKNGRCSKFFPKNFVEKTSFDSDGYPVYRRRNTGISTNRRGVDLDNGFVVPYNPKLLMKYQAHINIEYCNKSNCIKYLFKYINKGVDRVTMSMSVTQSSNEETTVVDEIKQYHDCRYLSPCEAVWRTFSFYIHDKWPPVLKQSYHLPKKQVILFNERAPIDDVLERNKVKKSMFLAWMEANCKYPLGRGLTYAEFPSSFVYDKKKKEWHPRKKGICIGRMNFVPPGSGELYYLRMLLNVQRGCTSFEDLRSVNNHVHDTFRQACLALSLLKDDREYIDGILDVATFASGSYIRELFVSFLLGNAMADPSHVWRETWSVLADGIVHALRRTHNNLELVIDNEHLKQLCLMEIEKLLMINGRSLKDFDNMPCVDSNILIQYGNILLFNELNFDTVEMSKLHVECLNKLNGGQAKIYEEIISAVNSDGGEFLFVYGYGGTGKTFLWTTLTYKLRSEKKIILNVASSGIASLLLHGGRTAHSLFCIPLNADEDSCCGIVQGSPKAELLKLSSLIIWDEAPMVSRYAFEALDRTLRDIMRICNPECFNKPFGGKVVVLGGDFRQILPVIPKGSRAEIVMATINSSRLWRFCKVLTLTENMRLFSNSETSDVEKIKVFAEWVLDIGDGVLGDYNDGDADIKVPKDTLVQQSSNPVADIVRAIYPEIMENVGCAKYYEDKAILAPTLDVVDLVNQYVLSLFPGNERTYLSSYSVWSVTEDVGIEADWITTEFLNDIRCSGIPDHKLVLKEGAPVMLMRNLDVSTGLCNGTRIVVTHLRPNVVGGIVISGTHVGRQVFIGRMDLMPTDGSMPIKFQRRQFPLLLSFAMTINKSQGKTLSHVGLYLPNPVFSHGQLYVAISRVKTRAGLKILICNEDISQRDVTKNIVFKEVFQRIYSS from the exons ATGGCAATGGTTGATGAGTTCAATGTTTTAGCAAAGTCATTTAGAAGGGTACGAGACCATGTTCAAGAGGCTAATTCGAATCAAGTTGCATTGAGATTGTTTAGACATCGTGTTAATGATCCTAAGACATACAATCTCCCAACTGTAGATGAGGTTGCTGCTTTGATTGTTGAAGACTTTGATACTTCTGATTGTGGTCGTGATATAATACTTCGTACAAGCAGTGGCAATTTGCAAAGGATTTATGATACTCATTCATCTTTCTTGCCATTACAATACCCATTGATATTTCCTTATGGGGAAGAAGGTTTCTCAGACGAGATCGGGTTTGATGGAATCAATTATGATAGTTCAATCTACAAGCGTACGACCATTTCATTACGTGAATGGGTTGCTTTCAGACTTCAAGAAAGGCAATTTGAGTGTAAGAGGATAACTCTATCTCGAAGGTTGTTGCAACAATTAGTCGTTGATTGTTATTCAATGATTGAATCACAGCGTTTGTATTATCTCAGAAACAATCAGGAAACCATTCGTAGAGATTTTTTATCAGGAATTGAGGAGGCAATTCATCGTGGTGATACCGATCCATCAATGGTTGGCTCTAGGATAGTTCTTCCATCGTCTTTTACTGGTGGTAGGCGCTATATGTTCAACAATTGCCAGGATGCTATGGGTATATGTAGGGAATATGGTTATCCTGATTTGTTCCTCACAATGACCTGCAATCCTAAATGGCCTGAAATTGAGCGTCATGTATCTGCCCGTTGTTTATCTGCTTATGATCGACCAGATCTTGCATGTCGAGTGTTTCGTATGAAATTAGATCAACTCATGAAAAATTTGAAGAAAGGAAAGTTCTTTGGGCAAGCAATTTCTT ggatgtACACGATTGAATTTCAGAAGAGAGGTTTACCACATGCACATATTTTATTGTGGCTTAGTACTAAGGATAAACTACATTCTATTGAGTTGATAGACTCAGTTATTTGCGCTGAGTTACCTGATCCTAAGGTTTACCCTCTATTATATCAATGTGTGTCAAATTATATGGTTCATGGTCCATGTGGAGTGAATAGAACAAACTCTCCTTGCATGAAGAATGGTAGGTGCTCCAAGTTTTTCCCAAAAAATTTTGTAGAAAAGACATCATTTGACTCTGATGGGTATCCAGTTTATCGAAGAAGGAATACTGGTATCTCTACCAATAGGAGGGGGGTTGATTTGGACAATGGTTTTGTTGTTCCATATAATCCTAAACTTTTGATGAAATATCAGGCTCATATCAACATTGAGTATTGCAACAAGTCTAATTGTATAAAATACCTCTTCAAATATATTAACAAAGGAGTTGATAGGGTAACAATGTCTATGTCTGttactcaaagcagtaacgagGAAACAACTGTTGTTGATGAAATAAAGCAGTATCATGATTGTCGATATCTTTCTCCATGTGAAGCTGTGTGGAGAACCTTCTCATTTTATATTCATGATAAATGGCCACCTGTTCTTAAGCAAAGCTACCATTTACCTAAGAAACAAGTTATTTTGTTCAATGAAAGAGCTCCAATTGATGATGTACTTGAAAGAAATAAAGTCAAGAAAAGCATGTTTTTGGCGTGGATGGAAGCAAATTGTAAATATCCATTGGGTAGAGGATTAACGTATGCTGaatttccatcatcatttgtttatgataagaaaaaaaaagagtggcATCCAAGGAAGAAAGGAATTTGTATTGGTCGCATGAACTTTGTCCCACCTGGATCAGGAGAGTTGTATTACTTGAGAATGCTATTGAATGTTCAAAGAGGATGTACTAGCTTTGAAGATTTGAGATCAGTTAACAATCATGTCCATGATACTTTTAGACAGGCATGTCTTGCATTGTCATTACTAAAAGATGATCGTGAATACATTGATGGTATACTTGATGTGGCCACGTTTGCTTCTGGTTCATACATTAGGGAATTGTTTGTTTCATTTCTCTTAGGGAATGCTATGGCTGACCCGTCGCATGTGTGGAGGGAGACATGGTCAGTTTTGGCTGATGGAATTGTGCATGCATTGCGAAGAACTCACAATAACTtag AATTGGTTATTGATAATGAACATTTGAAACAATTATGTTTAATGGAGATAGAGAAGCTCTTGATGATAAATGGTAGATctcttaaagattttgacaatatGCCATGTGTTGACTCCAACATTTTGATTCAATATGGCAATATTTTGCTATTCAATGAGCTTAACTTTGACACAGTTGAGATGAGCAAATTGCATGTTGAGTGTTTGAATAAGTTAAATGGTGGGCAAGCTAAGATATATGAGGAGATTATATCTGCAGTTAATAGTGATGGTGGTGAATTTCTCTTTGTTTATGGATATGGTGGAACAGGAAAAACTTTCCTTTGGACAACATTAACTTACAAACTAAGGTCtgagaaaaaaattatcttGAATGTTGCTTCCAGCGGTATAGCATCTCTTCTACTTCATGGTGGTCGAACTGCACATTCCCTTTTTTGCATACCACTTAAtgcagatgaagattcatgttGTGGGATAGTGCAAGGGAGTCCTAAGGCTGAATTACTTAAATTAAGCAGTCTCATTATTTGGGATGAAGCACCCATGGTAAGTCGATATGCTTTTGAGGCATTGGATAGAACCTTAAGAGATATAATGAGGATCTGTAATCCTGAGTGTTTTAATAAACCATTTGGTGGGAAAGTTGTTGTTCTAGGTGGTGATTTTCGACAAATTTTACCTGTCATCCCTAAGGGAAGTAGAGCTGAGATTGTTATGGCTACCATTAACTCATCTCGACTGTGGAGATTTTGTAAGGTCCTCACTTTGACTGAAAACATGCGTCTATTTTCTAACTCAGAAACTTCAGATGTAGAGAAAATTAAGGTCTTTGCAGAGTGGGTTCTAGATATTGGTGATGGAGTTCTTGGAGATTATAATGATGGTGATGCTGATATCAAAGTGCCAAAGGATACCTTGGTTCAACAATCTTCTAATCCTGTAGCTGATATTGTTCGTGCTATTTACCCTGAAATTATGGAGAATGTTGGTTGTGCCAAGTATTATGAAGACAAGGCTATTCTAGCTCCAACATTGGATGTTGTTGATTTGGTCAACCAATATGTGTTGTCACTATTTCCTGGTAATGAAAGAACTTATTTAAGCTCGTATTCAGTATGGAGTGTTACTGAGGATGTTGGTATTGAAGCTGATTGGATAACAACTGAATTTTTGAATGACATTAGATGTTCTGGTATTCCTGATCACAAATTAGTATTGAAAGAAGGTGCTCCTGTTATGCTCATGCGGAATCTAGATGTCTCTACAGGTTTGTGCAATGGAACTAGAATTGTTGTTACTCATCTTCGTCCAAATGTGGTTGGTGGCATTGTGATATCAGGGACACATGTTGGTAGACAAGTATTTATTGGTAGAATGGATTTAATGCCAACTGATGGGAGCATGCCTATTAAGTTCCAAAGAAGACAATTTCCCCTCCTACTTTCTTTTGCTATGACTATAAACAAAAGCCAAGGGAAAACTCTATCACATGTTGGTCTTTACTTACCAAATCCTGTGTTTTCACATGGTCAGTTGTATGTTGCTATATCTCGAGTGAAGACAAGAGCTGGGTTGAAAATTCTAATTTGCAATGAGGATATTAGTCAACGAGATGTCACGAAGAACATTGTCTTCAAGGAAGTTTTCCAAAGGATTTATTCTTCTTAA